A region from the Vicia villosa cultivar HV-30 ecotype Madison, WI linkage group LG3, Vvil1.0, whole genome shotgun sequence genome encodes:
- the LOC131654946 gene encoding proline-rich receptor-like protein kinase PERK4 produces the protein MAEANSPTTSPPSDSSPPPSQDAANNPSSPPPSPPAADNSSPPPSSPPPSSPPPSSPPPSSPPPSSSPPSSPPPSSPSSPPPSSPSPSPPSDSSPSPPSGSSPSPPPPSDSSPSPPSPPPPPSSQGRSPSPPNGQDFSPPPPPPHHRLSPPKSSHSNNNHNSNNENGSQLSTGAIIGIASGVGVLLLVISILLIVCSRRKKRSPQPHLQFYPNQPPRGPGPNHYEYNNNRDHILNIPPPPGGGGGWGPPPPPGGGGGGGWALPHVASLPPQQFSSDMSTSSYSGSQGPVLPPPHPTVALGFNQSSFTYDELSVATGAFAQRNLLGQGGFGYVHKGVLPNGKEIAVKSLKSTSGQGDREFQAEVDTVSRVHHRYLVSLVGYCISDSKKLLVYEFVPNKTLEYHLHGKGRPVMDWATRLKIALGSAKGLAYLHEDCHPRIIHRDIKGANILLENNFEAKVADFGLAKFNQDANTHISTRVMGTFGYMAPEYASSGKLTDKSDVFSYGIVLLELITGRRPVGSMGDYEEDSLVDWARPLCTKALESGILTGLVDIRLEDNYDKNEAIRMIACAAASVRHSAKRRPKMSQIVRVLEGDSSLEALHQDGVKAGHSTMYSSSTSGDYDAGAYSADMKKFKKVAFESGVTSSEYGGTSEYGLNLSLSSSDQPSSEYSRKTGTATGNVSRINTP, from the exons atGGCTGAAGCCAATTCCCCAACAACATCTCCACCGTCTGATTCATCGCCACCTCCGTCACAAGACGCGGCAAATAATCCATCTTCACCACCACCATCACCACCAGCCGCTGATAATTCATCTCCACCACCGTCATCCCCGCCACCATCttctccaccaccatcatcaCCTCCTCCGTCATCTCCACCTCCGTCATCTTCACCTCCATCTTCACCTCCTCCATCGTCTCCCTCTTCGCCTCCTCCATCATCTCCGTCTCCCTCTCCGCCTTCTGACTCTTCTCCATCTCCGCCTTCTGGCTCTTCTCCATCTCCACCTCCGCCTTCGGACTCTTCTCCATCTCCTCCATCACCGCCGCCACCTCCATCATCACAAGGCCGCTCACCATCGCCTCCAAACGGGCAAGATTTTTCTCCTCCTCCTCCGCCACCACATCATCGTTTGTCACCTCCAAAATCATCTCACTCGAATAACAACCACAATTCAAATAATGAGAATGGAAGCCAATTGAGCACAGGGGCTATAATAGGAATTGCAAGTGGAGTTGGTGTATTGCTCCTTGTCATTTCCATACTCCTTATTGTATGttcaagaagaaagaagagatCGCCACAACCTCACCTTCAATTCTACCCGAATCAACCACCACGCG GTCCAGGTCCTAATCATTATGAGTACAACAATAACCGTGATCACATACTTAATATTCCTCCACCACCAGGTGGTGGTGGAGGTTGGGGTCCACCACCACCtcctggtggtggtggtggtggaggttGGGCTTTACCACATGTAGCCAGTCTACCTCCCCAGCAATTCAGCAGTGACATGAGTACCTCGAGTTACTCCGGATCGCAAGGTCCTGTATTGCCACCACCACATCCAACGGTTGCACTCGGGTTCAACCAGAGCTCATTCACTTACGATGAGTTATCGGTTGCTACTGGTGCATTTGCACAGCGAAACCTGTTGGGTCAAGGCGGATTTGGATATGTACATAAAGGTGTTCTTCCTAATGGTAAAGAAATAGCAGTGAAAAGCCTCAAGTCAACCAGTGGACAAGGTGATAGAGAATTCCAAGCTGAAGTTGATACTGTCAGCCGCGTCCACCATCGCTATCTTGTTTCGCTTGTTGGATACTGCATTTCTGATTCTAAAAAGCTTCTTGTTTATGAATTTGTTCCTAACAAGACTCTTGAATATCACCTTCATG GAAAGGGTCGACCTGTGATGGATTGGGCCACAAGGCTTAAAATCGCGCTTGGATCGGCCAAAGGACTTGCTTATTTACACGAGGATT GTCATCCTCGTATCATTCACCGAGACATAAAGGGTGCAAACATTTTACTCGAAAACAATTTTGAAGCAAAA GTGGCAGATTTTGGATTGGCAAAGTTTAATCAAGACGCTAACACTCACATTTCTACTCGCGTCATGGGAACATTTGG GTATATGGCTCCTGAGTATGCATCGAGCGGTAAACTAACTGATAAATCTGATGTCTTCTCGTACGGTATTGTGCTTTTGGAGCTCATAACTGGACGACGACCGGTTGGATCCATGGGTGATTATGAAGAAGACAGTTTGGTTGATTGG GCTAGACCACTTTGTACAAAAGCATTGGAAAGTGGAATACTTACTGGATTGGTCGATATCCGATTAGAGGACAATTATGACAAAAACGAGGCAATACGAATGATAGCTTGTGCTGCTGCTAGTGTTAGGCACTCGGCAAAAAGGCGTCCGAAAATGAGTCAG ATTGTAAGAGTACTGGAGGGAGATTCTTCACTCGAAGCGCTTCATCAGGACGGAGTTAAAGCTGGACATAGTACTATGTACAGCAGCAGCACAAGTGGAGATTATGATGCAGGAGCATACAGTGCTGACATGAAAAAGTTCAAGAAAGTAGCATTTGAAAGCGGCGTAACAAGCAGCGAGTACGGTGGAACGAGTGAGTATGGTCTCAATCTTTCGCTCTCTAGCAGTGACCAACCTTCTTCTGAATATAGCAGGAAGACTGGAACTGCAACTGGAAATGTAAGCCGGATCAACACTCCATGA